In Bifidobacterium scardovii JCM 12489 = DSM 13734, the genomic stretch TGACGCGGCTCAGACGCGCGTGTTCGGCCCACAGCGACTTGGTGCGCTCGACGATGACGCGCACCCGGTCCTCGCCGCGCCCGAACCCGATGATCTCCCCCAGACCGCGCATGTCGTCGAGCATCACGTCGTCGAGCTCGGAGGCCTGGCGGCGGATCGTCGGCCCGAGGTTCTGCACGCCGGTGGCGAAGAACCGCGGCACGACCACGCCGATGACCAGATGCGCGACGACCAGCAGTCCGGCGAGCGCCGGGCTCAGCGCCAGCAGCAGGCAGGCATACACCACGCTGGTGGTCACGGCGATCACGACCGGCGAGATGGTATGCGCGAAGAAGATCTCCAGCAGCTCCACATCGGTGGTGATCAGCGCGATCAGGTCGCCCTTGCCCTTGCCGGCCAGCTTCGCCGGGGCGAGCCGGCGCAGCGCGGCGAAGGACTTGGATCGGAAGAGCGCAAGCAGGCGGAAAGCGACGTTGTGGTTGAGATACTGTTCGACGTAGCGCATAAGGCCGCGCAGTATCGCGCATACGACCATCACGGTCACGGCCGGTGCGGCGCCCATGCCCCACACCGGACTGCCGGCCAGCGCGAACGCGGCCATCACGCCGAAGACCGGCAGGAACGTGGCGGCAAGATGGCCGATCGTGCCGGCGACGGACGCGGCGGTCATCAGGCCGGCGAGCGGCCTGGCCTCGCGCAGCAGCCGCGCGATGACGGCGGAGGTGGACGCGCCGGCCGCGACGGCGCCCTCATGCGGCGCGGAGACACCCGGATCATCGGACGGAGCGGCGGAATCGTCATGAGCGGCAGGATCAGCAGGTTTGGCAGGAGCGGCCGGGCCATCAGAGTCGGCGGAACCGTCGATCGGCGCCACGGCACTCGACGCGGCGCTCCCCTGCGCCCCGTCATCGGCCGAAGAGCGCCGCCCGACCCGTTCGATCGCGCTCTGCGCGCGGAACAGCCGCGCGTATGCGCCGTCGACACCGATGAGGCCGCCGTGCTTGCCGCTCTGCACGACCTCGCCATGGTCGAACACCACGACGATGTCGGCGTCGACGGCATTGGCCATGCGATGGGTGATCATGATCACGGTCTTGCCGGCCGTGGCCAGCGCGCGGATCGAGGCGAGAATCAGCGATTCGCTCTCCACGTCGACGCTGCTGGTCGCCTCGTCGAACACGTATACCGCACTGTCGTGGAGCAGGGCCCGCGCGATCGCCAGCCGCTGGCGCTGCCCGCCGGACAGGTTCGTCGCCCCGGATTCGATGCGGGCGTCCAAGCCTTCGGACTGTTCGCGCACGAAATCGTCGATATGGGCCCGGCGCAGCGCCTCCCACAGGTCGTCGTCGCCGGCGTCCGGACGGGCCAGCAGCAGATTCTCGCGTATCGTGCCGGCGAACAGGTGGCTGCGCGCGCCGACCACGGTGACGGCGCGGGTGAGCGACGCCGCGGTCAGACCGCGCAATTCGTGGCGGCCGCGGGCGTCGAGCAGGGCGATCGATCCGGTGTATCCGACGAGCGTGCCGGCCAGCAGCGCGGCCGCGGTCGACTTGCCGGAACCGCTGACGCCGACGATGGCGGTCACTTGGCCGGGATTGGCCAGGAAGGTGATGTCCGATAACGCCGGAGCCGACGGGGCCGCGCTGCGGGAATCGGGCCGCGCGGAACCGCCGGATTTGCTGGACTTGTCGGAGCGCCCGGACGCATCGGCGCGGCGCTCATAGGCATATCCCACGCGTTCGAACGCGACCGCTGGCGCCCCGGCCGCAGTGTCGAGCTCCACGTCGCCGCGCTGCGGCTCCGGCGCGTCGAGCAACGCGAAGATCCGCTTGGTGGAGGTCATGCCGTTCATCGCGACGTGGAAATACGATCCGAGCTGGCGCAGCGGGATGAAGAAGTCGGCGGACAACAGCACGATCAGCACGACCCCGGCGAGGCCGAGCGGCACCGAATGGCCCGGCATCCACTGCAGACGGCCGGTCGCATACTGCCAGAGCGCGACGCCGATGCCGGCGGCCGTGCCGCCGTACGCGACCAGATCCATCGCGGAGAGCGAGCGCAGCTGGATCTGCAGCACGCGCATGGTCATGATGCGGAACCGTTCGGCCTTGTCATCCATGGCACGGGCCGCGCGCTCGTCGGCGTCGAAGATCTTCAGGGTCTCCAGCCCCTGCATGTCGTCGAGGAAGGTGGCGCCCATATCCGTGTAGGTGCCCCAGTATTTCTTGAACATGCGGGCGGCGCTCATCGCGACCATGCCGACGATGAGCACGATCAGCGGCGCGCAGACGAGCAGCGTCACGGCCGTCGGCATGTTGATCGGCGCGATGACGGCGAACAGGGTGATCGGCGCGAGAATCGCATAGAACAGCTGCGGCAGGAACAGCTCGAAGAAGGTCTGGACCTGTTCGATGCCCTCGCCCGCGGACTGCACCACGTCGGCGGTGGTGACGCGGGTGCCGTACGAGGGCCCGAACGCAAGCATCTTGCGGTAGAGCCGTTCGCGCAGGCCGAGTTTGACGCGTTCGGCCGCTTCGGTGCCGAGTCCGGCCGCGGCGCGGATCGTCAGGTACCGCACCAGCGCGCAGACGACGAATATGCCGGCGTACAGGGCCGCGCGCGTCGGGGTGATCACGGGTTCGGCGCCGCCGAGCAGCCCGGACAGCAGCGCCACCAGCGTGACCACGAATCCGATATTGGCCAGCAGCGACACCCACAACAGGGCGACCTTGCCGGCGATCAGCCCCCCGATGCCGGGTGCCACCGAAAACAGTCTCTTATCGAACATTCCAACCCCTACTGCATGCGCGCATCGTCTGCGCGCCTTGCGTTCCTCGTGTGCGTACCATGCGGCCGAGGCCGCGACCGTCTCAACCCTAACAACCGGCGCGCCGTTGCGCCAGAGGAACATCCGCGATAGTGGGCAACGCCACACCCCCGGCCGTGCGCCAGTGCACCCGTCTGCACGCCTGGCATTCCCGCTGACTTGCGGCCCCGAACAGGCACGAAACAGGCCGTATGCCAGCGGATGCGTCGACGTCTCGCCGACTTGCGGCCGCCGGCGGATATGGAACAGGCTGCATGCCAGCGGACTCATCGAGGGTCCGTTGGCATGCAGCCTGTGACGTAGGGGGTGGCAGCCGCGACCGGCGGCACCGGATCGGGGCTCGGCCGAGCCCGACTCAGCCGACTTAATCCGACTCAGTCCGGCTCAGCCAACCCAGTCCGGCGCAACCCGGCTCAGTTGCCCCGCTTCTGGGCGGTGACCAACGCTTCTGCGGCGGCCTTGGTGGCGATCGCGCGCTCCTTGGCACGGCGGGCGCGGGCCAGTTCGGCCTCGGCGGCGCGGATATCGGACTCGGCCTGCTTGAGGTCGGCAGTGGCGCGCACGACTTCGAGCTGGGCGTTGGACTGATCGGACTTCGGCTTCCACAGCTCGGCGATCTCCTCCAGCGTCTTGTCCTTCGTTTCGGGCACGAAGGTGACCACGCCAAGGAAGCACAGCAGGTTGGTGCCGGCGAACACGAGGAAGGCGCCCATGCCGCCGATCGAATCGATCATCACCGGGGTGAACTGGCCGATCGCCCAGTTGGTGGCCCACAGGAACACCGTGCAGATACCGGTCGCACGGCCACGCAGGTAGGTCGGGAACAGCTCCGGGATCATGATCCACGGGATCGGGCCCATCGAGAACGCGAACGCGGATGTGAAGCACATGACGAAGATCAGCATGAGCAGCTGGTAGTTGTTCGCGTAGGCGAAGCTGATGCCGAGCGCGAACAGCACCATGAGGCCGGAACCGACGGCCATCAGCTTCTTGCGGCCCGCGGTGTCGATCAGGTACATGCCCACGACGGTGAACACGAGCTCGATGCCGCCGACCATCGAGGAGGCGAGGAATTCGGTGTTGCCGCCAAAGCCCATGTCCTTGAACATGACCGGGCCGTAGTAGCTGATCGCGTTCATGCCGATCGCCTGGTTGAACACGGCCAAGAAGATGCCGATGAGCAGCGCCTTGCGCAGGCCCGGCTTGAACAGGTCGGAGAACTGGGCGTTGGCCTCGCGCTCCTCACGGACCTGGTTCTGGATCTCCTCGACGTCGTGGCGAGCCTTCTCGGTGCCGTTGATGCGCTCGAGCACCTTGAAGCCCTCTTCGACCTTGCCGTTCTGCACGAGGAATCGCGGCGATTCGGGGCTGAACCACAGCGCGGCGAAGAAGATGGCGGCCGGGATGGCGCCGATGCCGAGCATCCAGCGCCAGCCGATGTTAATGCCCCAGTCATGGTCGCCGGAGGAGGCGATGAAGTAGTTGATGACGTTGGTCAGGAAGATGCCGCTGATGGTGAGCAGCTGGTAGGCGCTGGTCAGCGCGCCGCGGATGTTGGTCGGCGCGGACTCGGTGATGTAGGTGACGGCGAGCGCCGCGGCCAGTCCGATGCCGATGCCGCCGATCACGCGGGCCAGGATCAGCGTGACCGGGCTGAACGTGAACGCCGACCACAGCGCGGCGGCGAAGAAGAAGGCCGCGCCGAACATGAGCAGCTTGCGGCGGCCGTACCGGTCGGACAGGAAGCCGGAGAAGCCGGCGCCGATCACGCCGCCGATCATGATGGACGAGATGACCAGGCCCTGCAGCGCCGGGGACAGGCCGTACTTGTCCTGCAGGAAGTCGATGGCGCCGGAGATGCTGACGGTGTCGTAGCCGTACAGCAGACCGGCGAGGCCGGCGCTCAGCGCCAGGCCGACGATATAGCGACCCGAGCCGCGCTTGTTATGGTCCTCGGTCTCGAGCACCACATCGGAATCACTCATGGCAATACCTTCGTACGATATGTGCGGCCAACGCCGCGTTGCTTTGGTTGTTGTGTTTTATTGTGTTGATCGCGCTTGGGGGAGCGCCGTCATAACCGTGTGGGCCACCTGCGGATTCCGGTCGTTCTCGGGAATCAAGTATCGCAGCTGTTAGCGCTAACGGTCAAGGCCAGAGCGATATATTAGGCACCGCCGTGGATCAATTCGCGCCTCCGCGTGTTGAATCGTTTACACGTAGGATTTGCAACGTTTTACCACATGCCGCAACCGCGCTTCGCCGCATGGCTGAGCCCTTCCGGGAACGCCACCCGCACCGCTCTCGGCCCGCCCCGTCTCCTCCTCGCGCGGCACCGTCCGTTTGTACGGCTCGACAAATGCGAACGCCGCGATTCGTACAAGAGCACAACGCGCCGCAACCTACGGTGCCGTAAGTTTATTGACGAAACAACAGAAAACGTCACCGAGACGCTCCGCGCGCGTCGCGAATCATCCAGACAACAACCAGACAGGGCCGCCCACGCGGGCATCCCCAGAAACGGAACACCGCACAGATATGCTGACCGAATACACCACTCCCGGAACCATTGTCGTCAACGATGACGAGACCCTGTACTCGCTGCTCACCGATCGCATCGAGCGCGCCGGCGAGGACACGATCATCGCCGCGCGCAAGCTCGGCCCGGGCCGCTGGGACGACATCACCACCGGGGAATTCCACAAACTCGTGCTCGCCGCAGCCAAGGGCCTGATCGCGTTCGGCATCGGCAAGGGCGACGCCGTCACGCTGTTCTCCTCGACCCGGTACGAATGGGGCGTGCTCGATTTCGCGCTGTCCGCGATCGGCGCGGTGAACGTGCCGATCTACGACACGGATTCCGCGGCCCAGGCCGAACGCATCCTCAACGATTCGGAGGTCAGGCTGGCCATCGCGGACGACCGCGAGCGCTTCGACCGGCTCGACTCGGTCAAGGACCATTGCCCGGCGCTCAGGCAGATCCTCATGATGGACGGCAACGCGCTCGGCGCGCTGCAGGGCTTCGGCGTCACCGTATCCGACGAGGAACTGCAGGCGCGCATCGATGCGGTGCGCGCCGACGATCTGGCGACCATCGTGTACACGTCCGGTTCGACCGGCGCGCCGAAAGGAGTCGAGCTCACGCACCGCAACTTCCTGTGGATCGTGCGCGCCGGCTATGGCGCGCTGCCGGAGATGCTGTGTGAGGGCGAGCCGCGCCTGCTGCTGTTCCTGCCGCTCGCGCACTGCTTCGCCCGCTACATCCAGTACTGCTCGATCGGCTCCGACAACGGCGTGATCGGCTACCTGCCCGACACCAAGTCGCTGCTGCCCGACCTGCGCTCGTTCAAGCCGACGTATCTGCTGGGCGTGCCGCGCGTGTTCGAAAAGGTGTACAACGCCGCATCGCGCAAGGCGGGAACCGGCTTCAAGGGGCGCATGTTCGCCCGCGCCGTGGCGGCGGCGCGCCAGTGGTCGCGCGACGAGCAGAACGGCGTGGCGCACTCCCCCAAGCAGCTCGCGGAACGCGCGACCTTCGAGACGCTGGTGTACCGCACGGTGCGCGGCGCGCTCGGCCCGAACATCAAGTACGTGGCGTGCGGCGGCGCGCCGCTGGCCGAGGATCTCGCGCACTTCTACGCCGGCATCGGCCTGCCGATGATCCAGGGCTACGGCATGACCGAAACCGCCGCGCCGTTCACCGTCACCCGCATCCACGACAACAGGATCGGCACCGTCGGCCAGCCCGCGCCGGGCGGCTCGATCCGCATCGCCGACGACGGCGAGGTGCAGGTGCACGGCGACAACGTGTTCGTCGGCTACCACAACCTGCCCGAAAAGACCGCCGAGGCCTTCACCCCCGACGGATGGCTGAAGACCGGCGATCTGGGCTCGATCGACGACGACGGGCGACTGACGATCACCGGGCGCAAGAAGGACATCATCATCACAGCCGGCGGCAAGAACGTCTCCCCGATCCCGCTGGAGCAGGAGATCGCCGAATGCCCGATCGTCGAGCATGCCGTGGTGGTCGGCGACGGGCGCCCGTTCATCGGCGCGCTGGTGACGCTGGATCCCGAAGGGCTGGCCGCCTGGCTGCCGACCAAGGGGTTCTCCGCCGACATGCCGCTTGCGGACGCGGCGGCGCTGCCCGATGTGCGCGCGGAGATCCAGACGTACGTCGATCGCGCGAACGCGACCGTGTCGCGCGCCGAATCGGTGCGCAAGTTCGCCGTTCTGCCCGAGCGTTTCACGCAGGGCAACGCGTGCCTGACCCCGTCGCTGAAGGTCGTGCGCCCCGCCGTCAACCGCGTTTTCGCCGATGTGATCGACAAGCAGATCTATTCCGGCAAGAAGTGATGGCGGGCGGCCGGTGCTTGGCGACGAGCGATTGGCGGCTGGCTCCTATCGACGTGCGTTTCGCCGGGACATATTCGCCGCGAAACAGACCGCCTCTGTGCCCGCCGCCGTCCCGCTGAACCTAGCCGGTCCGGATCGGGAGAGTGATACCGGCCGGCGGGAACCATCATCCGTAATGGATTGAATCGGGTCACGGCAGCGGCGAGAGGTTGATGCCGTTGAAAGGCGGTAATCTCTTGCCAGACGGCACTTGGGAGAGAGGTTGATGCTACCCGGCGGTATGACCGGCCCGCCGGCAAAATCATCGAGCCAATTCCGCCGCTGGGTAGCATGAATCTCTCGGTGAGAAGTACCTGCGCGAGAGAATCCCGCCACCCAGTGGCGCATACCGCTTACCAACCAGCCCCACCGAGAGACCCCAGCCACCGGGCGGTATGAACCTCTCGGAGAATGACACCTGCGCGAGCGAATCCCGCCACCCAGCGGCACACACCGCTCACTAGCCAGCTTCACCGAGAGGCCCCTGCCAACGGATGGCAAGGATCTCTCAATAAGCAGCTTTCAGAGAGAAATCCTCTCCGCTCTGTGGCACGAACCTCTCGTAAGGGCCTGTGCGAGAGAGTTCCGCGTCGCATGATGGAGAATCCGGCTCGCAACTCCCCTGCCAATCGAGAACTCCTCTCCACAAAGTGGAAGATCCGGCTCGGCGCACAAGAGCAAGCGAGCGATTCCCGCCACACACTGGCTCGTTTGGCTCGCCGAACGACACTTCATCCAGGCAAACCTGTGACAGGCGATCCCCAGGCACAGGGTCCCTCACTCACTCGGGCGGACATACAGCACCTCGTCGTATTGGCGGATCGAGTCATCGTTGCGCACGAGGCCTTCGGCGGATGGCTGATGCCTGAGCACCAGCGTCGTGCAAGGCGTATTCGCATCGGCCGCATACAAGCCGCAGGCCACCGCATCCGATTCCGTCTGCTCGATGCCGCGCGAGAATCGCTTGTCCGTGGTGATCAGAGCACCACGCTCCCACCACCATTCGCGGATCTGCCCCTTGCCGTCGTAATGGATCGTCGCGCCACGGCCTTCGTCGCCATCGATCTGCGGCGTACGCTCCGCCCATGTCGCATCGACATACGGGTCGTACCACAGAACGCGCACCGCCGTCACACGCTGGTTGGACTGCGTGTACAGACGCACCACGGATTCACGCCCCGACCGCGCATCGGCGACGAACTTCTCGATCGCGGAGTTGGGCTCGCCGTCGACATACCACGGAAAATCCCTGACCCCGACGGTACGCCAGCCCTCCACAACATCGCCGTTGTTCACGTATCCCTTGCTCTCCAGCTCCGCCACGCTCACACTCGGATCGAGCGCGAACAGCTCGTTTTCGATCTTCTGCGCCGTGATCGACGAGGCCGACTGCCAGATGAACGCGCCGGTCACGAATACGGCGAATACGAGAAACGCCGCGAGCAGACGCCACCACATCGGCATAGGGCCCCGTTCGCGCATGGCCCGTCCGAAACGAGCGAGACGGCGACCCAGCCGTCCGGAATGGTCGAATCGACCACGGCCGGACAAGCGAGCCACTCCTGCCGGCTGGGTTCCGCCGCCGCCCTCGCCAGCGGCGGATCGTCCGATCTTGCCGATTCCTTTGCCCGACATGGTCATCACCTCCAGCATCCTTGCCGCATCATACCGACTCCGGCGTCGTTCCCTGATGATTCCAGCGTACGGCGGGCGGCCCGCACGTGGGCAATGCGCGACATGCGGCGCATGACATGAGATGATAACGCCGGCGCCGCACGGCATACACTTGGGGATCATGGAGAAGAGCACGCAACGGATCCGCGTGGCCATCGTCGACAACGACCGCATGGCGCTGATGGCGCTGTCGTCGCTGATGACGCGCGAAGGATTCGCCGTCATCTGGACCGTCCAGCTGGGCGCGGCCGCGATCCAACGCTGCATACCGGCGCAGGATCGGCCGGACGCACTGCTGGTCGACATGGCATTGTCCGACATGACCGGCATCGACGTGTGCCGATCCGTGCATAAATGGGCTCCGCGACTGGCGATGATCGGCGTGACCGCCTATGACCCGGACGTGTACCGCGCCGAGGCGCTGGCCGCCGGCGCGATCACCGTGATCAGCAAGGACCGCATCGCCGATATGGCGCAGGAAATCCGCACGGCCGCAAAGGGGCGGGACGGCATACGGCCCGTCGCCGCCGAGACGCAGCCGCGCACCGGTACCATTTCCGATACGAGCCTCGTCAATGCCGATTCGCCGGCCTATGGCAACGGACAGGATCCCGCCGGTCAAGTCGCCAGCGACGATCTTTCGGTGCCCCGGTCCTTCGCACTGTCCGCGCAGCAGACCGAAATCATGAGACGATATGCGGAAGGACGCTCCACCGATGAGATCGCCGCCGCGCTCGGCGTCTCCAAAGGGACGATCTTCGCGCAGGTGGCCCGAGTCAGGGACAAGCTGCACGCCCGCGACCGCAACGAAGCGGTGGCGTTGTGCCGGCGGTTCCTCAGGATGTAGCCATGTCCCGGATGCAGCAGACCTCACACGATATGAACGGGAACCGCGCAAGCGAACAACCGGAGAAGGCCCGGCAGGCGTCGCCGGCGAATCGATGGGCCGACACCGATAACCGCCGGTACGGCCGATCGCGCAGCACGAACGAACCTCACGATCCGCGCGATTCCGCCAAGCGACTGCTATCGGACGGGCGTACGCGAGTGCTGCTCGCCTGTTCCTCGCTGCCCGTGGCGATCGAGACCGCGTATCTGGTCTCGCAGGGCCGCGCCGACGACACCGGCATCATCTACGCGATGTTGTCGGTCTGCGCGTGCCTGCTGATGGCGATGATGCCACGCCTCGGCGGCTGGGCGATCGTGCTGATCTGGCTCGCGAGGTGCATCATCCCCGAAACCACCGCGTTCTCGATCCTGTTCTGTCTGCTGATGGCGATGACCGTGATGGCGTATGCGAACATCTGGCTGGCCATGGCCGCCTCCGTGGTGGCCGAAGCAGCCGCGGCGACGCGCATATGGCTGTACCCGTGGGATACGACGGTGATGGCGACCGTATGCGCCACCGCGGCGTTTCTCATGGTCGCGTTGTGGATCGGCTCGTCCATGAGCTGGCAGGAACGGCATGAACGCGAGCAGCGGGAACGCACCGAGCTGCTGCGCCGGCTCGGCAACGAGCAATTGGCGAATCAGCTGCATCACTCGGTGGCGAATGACCTGACGACGATTCTGCTGTTGGCCCGGCAACTGGGCGGCGACGACACGGACGACCCGGGCAACGGCCCCGCTGCCGCCCCGGATGGGAACGAAGGTGCCCCGCGGCATGACGACCGTCGGATTCGCGATCTGATCGAACAGACCGCCACCGAATCCCTGAGTAAGGTGCGGGCGCTGATCGCGACGCTGGACGCGCCGCAGCACGATGGCCAGATCGCACCGACAAGGAGCGGCGACGCTTCCGACGACGGACAAACTGTTTCACGAGACGTTTCACAACCGGTTTCACTGATTGTTTCACGCTGCGACCCGACCGGGCAGACACCGCGGGCCGCCTCGGCCTCCATCACCGCAAGCGAACTGCAGGATCTCGCCGCGGAATACGACCAGCGGATGCACGCCGCCGGGCTCAACGGCGAAACCATCGTCGGCGGCGAAACGACCTGCGCCTGCACGCCCGAGCGCAAGGCGGCGCTGTTGGACGTCCTGCACGAGATCGTGACCAATACGATGAAATACGCCGATCCGTCCAACGGATACTGCATCGCCATCACCGCGGAAACCGGGCTGGCCACGCTGTCGTCGTCGAATGCGATCGCCTCGTCCACACCGGGTGGAGACCACGGGCCCGATCGCGCGCTCAGCGGCGGAACCGGCCTGAAACGCTGCCGGGACATCGCCTCCGACCTGCACGGCGAATTCACCGTCACCGACGACGGCGCCAGTTGGACCTGCCTGCTCAAGCTCCCGCTGGCATAGAACATTCCTGCGATTCCACCCGCATTCCCCGCTTATTTGTCGCAATCGGTCATCTGAGGGGCAGAATGGAGGCCTTGCAGACGTCGTTCGGCGATGTGAGGGGTGGTTTGCGTATCAGAGCCGACCGGGATTGCGCCTTGTGACGAATATGCCGCGTAATGTCGTCAGCTTCTCCGTCTATTCCTACCCCTCAGATCCGTGAGTGACGTCTGCAGGGCCTCCATTCTGCCCCTCAGATGGCCGAATGCACCGAAACGAACCTGTCGCCTCAACACAAACGCCCTCGGCGTGGCATGGAATTTCATCACGAATCCATGCCACGCCGAGGGCGCATGTTATTCAACTGTCGACGCTGATTGACGCGTGCGGAGACCACCGTCCGAAGGCGAAGGCGTACGAAGGTACGTCGAGCCTGAGGAAAGGCGGTATACGCTCCGTCAATCAGTGCTGGTTGTTGAGACGGTGGTACATCTCGGACAGCTCCAGCTCCTTCTCGAACTGGCGGGCGGTGGTGTTCTCGTCGATGACGGCGAGCTCGACACCGGCGATGCGGGCGAAGTCCTCCCAAGCCTCACGACCGACGGAGGTGGTCATGCAGGTGTGGTGGGAGCCACCGGCGGTGATCCAGCACTCAACGGCGGTCTTCAGGCTCGGCTTCGGCTCCCAGACGGCGCGGGCGCACGGAAGCTCCTTAAGGGAGCCCTGCGGCTCAACGACGTCGACGACGTCCAT encodes the following:
- a CDS encoding sugar porter family MFS transporter, which codes for MSDSDVVLETEDHNKRGSGRYIVGLALSAGLAGLLYGYDTVSISGAIDFLQDKYGLSPALQGLVISSIMIGGVIGAGFSGFLSDRYGRRKLLMFGAAFFFAAALWSAFTFSPVTLILARVIGGIGIGLAAALAVTYITESAPTNIRGALTSAYQLLTISGIFLTNVINYFIASSGDHDWGINIGWRWMLGIGAIPAAIFFAALWFSPESPRFLVQNGKVEEGFKVLERINGTEKARHDVEEIQNQVREEREANAQFSDLFKPGLRKALLIGIFLAVFNQAIGMNAISYYGPVMFKDMGFGGNTEFLASSMVGGIELVFTVVGMYLIDTAGRKKLMAVGSGLMVLFALGISFAYANNYQLLMLIFVMCFTSAFAFSMGPIPWIMIPELFPTYLRGRATGICTVFLWATNWAIGQFTPVMIDSIGGMGAFLVFAGTNLLCFLGVVTFVPETKDKTLEEIAELWKPKSDQSNAQLEVVRATADLKQAESDIRAAEAELARARRAKERAIATKAAAEALVTAQKRGN
- a CDS encoding AMP-dependent synthetase/ligase; this encodes MLTEYTTPGTIVVNDDETLYSLLTDRIERAGEDTIIAARKLGPGRWDDITTGEFHKLVLAAAKGLIAFGIGKGDAVTLFSSTRYEWGVLDFALSAIGAVNVPIYDTDSAAQAERILNDSEVRLAIADDRERFDRLDSVKDHCPALRQILMMDGNALGALQGFGVTVSDEELQARIDAVRADDLATIVYTSGSTGAPKGVELTHRNFLWIVRAGYGALPEMLCEGEPRLLLFLPLAHCFARYIQYCSIGSDNGVIGYLPDTKSLLPDLRSFKPTYLLGVPRVFEKVYNAASRKAGTGFKGRMFARAVAAARQWSRDEQNGVAHSPKQLAERATFETLVYRTVRGALGPNIKYVACGGAPLAEDLAHFYAGIGLPMIQGYGMTETAAPFTVTRIHDNRIGTVGQPAPGGSIRIADDGEVQVHGDNVFVGYHNLPEKTAEAFTPDGWLKTGDLGSIDDDGRLTITGRKKDIIITAGGKNVSPIPLEQEIAECPIVEHAVVVGDGRPFIGALVTLDPEGLAAWLPTKGFSADMPLADAAALPDVRAEIQTYVDRANATVSRAESVRKFAVLPERFTQGNACLTPSLKVVRPAVNRVFADVIDKQIYSGKK
- a CDS encoding ABC transporter ATP-binding protein/permease, which codes for MFDKRLFSVAPGIGGLIAGKVALLWVSLLANIGFVVTLVALLSGLLGGAEPVITPTRAALYAGIFVVCALVRYLTIRAAAGLGTEAAERVKLGLRERLYRKMLAFGPSYGTRVTTADVVQSAGEGIEQVQTFFELFLPQLFYAILAPITLFAVIAPINMPTAVTLLVCAPLIVLIVGMVAMSAARMFKKYWGTYTDMGATFLDDMQGLETLKIFDADERAARAMDDKAERFRIMTMRVLQIQLRSLSAMDLVAYGGTAAGIGVALWQYATGRLQWMPGHSVPLGLAGVVLIVLLSADFFIPLRQLGSYFHVAMNGMTSTKRIFALLDAPEPQRGDVELDTAAGAPAVAFERVGYAYERRADASGRSDKSSKSGGSARPDSRSAAPSAPALSDITFLANPGQVTAIVGVSGSGKSTAAALLAGTLVGYTGSIALLDARGRHELRGLTAASLTRAVTVVGARSHLFAGTIRENLLLARPDAGDDDLWEALRRAHIDDFVREQSEGLDARIESGATNLSGGQRQRLAIARALLHDSAVYVFDEATSSVDVESESLILASIRALATAGKTVIMITHRMANAVDADIVVVFDHGEVVQSGKHGGLIGVDGAYARLFRAQSAIERVGRRSSADDGAQGSAASSAVAPIDGSADSDGPAAPAKPADPAAHDDSAAPSDDPGVSAPHEGAVAAGASTSAVIARLLREARPLAGLMTAASVAGTIGHLAATFLPVFGVMAAFALAGSPVWGMGAAPAVTVMVVCAILRGLMRYVEQYLNHNVAFRLLALFRSKSFAALRRLAPAKLAGKGKGDLIALITTDVELLEIFFAHTISPVVIAVTTSVVYACLLLALSPALAGLLVVAHLVIGVVVPRFFATGVQNLGPTIRRQASELDDVMLDDMRGLGEIIGFGRGEDRVRVIVERTKSLWAEHARLSRVNGGFAGIGTVLVMTLTIASEALAVALAVVSPSDIPALVTGVVLIASSFGPTLALSALPANLTQTFASARRLFALMDEHPAVVETGTAAPPYRGMALDHVTFAYGDDDPVLGDLTLDVPRSGILGVQGPSGRGKSTVLKLLMRYWDPQRGAVLFSGEPLPGVDAHHRRRVQTMMSQETALFDGTIRENLMIALPAESAAATGSDADALLREACRKASVLDLIDTLPDGLDTQVGELGDRLSEGERQRIGLARVFLRNADLVLFDEPTSRLDALNEAVILQSINALADERDAAIVLVSHRASTMRIADRVLRM
- a CDS encoding response regulator transcription factor, with protein sequence MEKSTQRIRVAIVDNDRMALMALSSLMTREGFAVIWTVQLGAAAIQRCIPAQDRPDALLVDMALSDMTGIDVCRSVHKWAPRLAMIGVTAYDPDVYRAEALAAGAITVISKDRIADMAQEIRTAAKGRDGIRPVAAETQPRTGTISDTSLVNADSPAYGNGQDPAGQVASDDLSVPRSFALSAQQTEIMRRYAEGRSTDEIAAALGVSKGTIFAQVARVRDKLHARDRNEAVALCRRFLRM